One Sparus aurata chromosome 23, fSpaAur1.1, whole genome shotgun sequence genomic window, aaaaaaaccaaacaaataacTACTCAACTCAGCATCcacttattcattttttaacacatgttaataattttcatcatacagacagaaagaaatgacGACGACAATCGTCTAAACGTACAGTGAGTCGTTTTTTGGAAAAACATGTCGGTGAAGTCAGATCCCCGCTGAGCTGACTGCATTAGGGAAGAGCAAGAATGAGAACCAGCGAGAGGCCGTGatccctcctccctctgactcgCTAATCGCAATATAAGTAAAAACACGAGCGTGAGAATACGTTTCTCACCTTGGAATCAGACGGAAAGTGTCTTAACTCGAGGTCCTCTTGCACTGAAAAGCGTTCAGAGAAAAAAGATAAGCGTACCTCTGTTGTTGTGAAAGTTCTCGAAACAGTAGCTCGACAGAattagataaatgaataaatctcaaacttaaaggataacttaccccccaaaaaaaacagtttctgaGTCtacgaaacatttctggagcttcacagcaaaaacagcGTCGCAGCAGTCTCTCAAACAACTGAGGGAGATGGGGACTCATTTACAATCTTAAAAATAAACAACCGAAATATGATACAATTGCTCCAAATTGTTTGTctagtgtaatccaagtctccagaatcCAAAATGCGGGGGCCTCTGGACACTTTGGATGAGTGTTATGGAGCCATGTTGTGATTTTTCAAgtcattttacatttgttgttgATAGCTTGTTTATTACATATAACGTCACTAACGGAGTGTTGCCATTACCCCCAGGTTCCATCTCCTCCAGAAGTGAGACACACACCTTAAAGCTCTTTGTCTAGACCATTCAAAGAGCTTCTCCCCCACTCCACCCTTCCTCCACCCCGCTGGTAAATCTCACACCAACGTCATGGGTACGGTGCTGTCGCTGTCTCCCAGCTACCGCAAAGCGGTGCTGTTTGAAGACTGCCCGGCCACAGTAGGCCACTACACGGCGGTCCAGAACAGCAAGAACGCCAAGGATGCAGCCACAGCGGCCGCAAAGTCGCTCAAGCGGCCCTCGATTATCAATGTGTTGCCATGGAAGCGTATTGTGGCTGTATCGGCGAAGAGGAAGGGCTCGAAGAAGCTGCAGTCGGATGCTGGCGATGGTGGGAAGGGGAGCTCCCCGGATGGTCAGGCCACCGCCTTGGCCAACTCGGCCTCCAACAGCCTGAAGCTGAAGAAGTCTCAGTCCTGCGCTAACCTGTCATCGTACACATCGAGCCAGGACCCCTCAGCCACCAGCACCACTACCTCCTCCCATCTGCCCACCTCCAAGACCCTGGCTAATGTAGTTACTGTGGCTGCCAAAAAGAACTCCCTCACAGGCTCCGGAATCCAGCCGTCTACTGCAGCCGGCACGCCTAAACGCGTCATCGTCCAGGTAAACCACATCTTAACTGTTTCCCTTTGGTCTTACACCAGTCCCTTCCTTTCTTACTATCCCTTCTTTTCTATTACTATTTATATTGTTGTACCTCTCCAACCCAGGCCTCCACAAGTGAGCTGATGCGCAGCCTGGGCGAGTTCCTGTGCCGTCGGTGTTACCGACTGAAGCGTCTATCCCCGACGGATCCGGTTCTGTGGTTGCGCAGCGTGGACCGCTCCCTCCTCCTACAGGGCTGGCAGGACCAGGGCTTCATCACGCCGGCCAATGTGGTCTTCCTCTACATGCTGTGCCGCGACGTGGTCTCGTCTGAGGTGGCCTCAGAGCGCGAGCTGCAGGCCTCGCTGCTCACCTGCCTCTACCTGTCGTACTCCTACATGGGCAACGAGATCTCCTACCCGCTGAAGCCCTTCCTGGTCGAGGCCGAGAAGGAGGCCTTCTGGGACCGCTGCCTGGAGATCATCAACCGCATGAGCGGCAAGATGCTCCAGATCAACACCGACCCGCACTTCTTCACCCAGGTGTTTGCCGACCTGAAGAACGAGAgcaagaaagaggaggagaagaccaAACTCCTCATAGGCCTTGATCGATAAGAAGGAGCttggaggagggaaggaaggaaggaaggaaggaaggaaggagggaagggtGGATAGAGAATTAGCTAATTAGGTTGAGGATGGGTGGACTCATATAATGCAGTGCAGCAGTGATACCTTGAGGCAGTACTGTTGTCTGGCGTCTCTACTGTTTTACCATTCATGGAATTTCCTGATCGTGACCCAGAACAAAGAGCCTCTgggattaaacaaaaaatgtcatttcgGGAACAAAGCCACCCTAACACCAACAAAGGCTAGTTACTGAACGTTAGTGTCAGGGTTAGGCTGTGTCCCGTGAAGGCAGCAGCTGGCCTCCGAGGCACTTCTTCTAAAATGGGTTACTGTAGTGCTGATCGCACCGCGAGCCACATCATTTGACATGATTGGATCTGGTTAGATTCTCAAGACCGACAGGTATCCAATCCTGGCTCAGGATGTGACAATGAAAAGCTTTAAGGCAGAGATATGGTCATTTTTCAAGAATGGTCTAACCATTAACACAGATGAGGGCCGGTGGTGTGACATAAACGGGCTGTGAGTAAGAGATAACAATCATTTGTACGTGTCGCCCGAGGTCTGACCTGTATCTTGTTTCAGTGAGATAACAGAAATGAATGGGTTTAGAAATGCCAGACAACACGGATTAAGTCATTTAGGGCGATATCATAAATGCAAAGATAGAGGATGTTGATACGAGGATATTGTATGATAGCAACCGGGCATTATCGCTATAGAGAAATGTCCGGGtaatgaaaaacacagaacaccTTGCATGAGGTCACTTCATATGTCCTTGCACATAAACCCCCGCTTATTGCCAACTCCACTTTACCTTATTCCTTCTGTCCTGCCCGAGCTTATTGCACTCACCAACATTGGCTGTGAGGTCCACTGTTGAAACTTTCCGAGCGTTGAATAATACCATCACTTAGCACTCAGCTAGAATGAACCACAAACGCAAAACTTGTCAGACTGTGAAATTTAAGTCACTTGGCATAATTTGTGCTGTAGTGGATTTATTCATTGGCGTCTTACATAATGTACTGTACTTTTAAGGGATCCATCAAATCTTCTATGAACCGGGAGATCAGCTATTTATTTTTAAGAGTATGAAATGCTAATCCCCACAGATTAATAATCACTAAGCGAGCCCTTCTGTAAGATGTTTACATATACAAAAATGTGGGAAAATGCAATACTGACCCGTCCAGGGCAAATTTTACATGGGCAATGATTTCATTCCTGCCTGTACCCCTGCACTTTCCCCTGCAgtccaggaaggaaggaaggaaggacagaaagaaagaaagaaagaaagaaagaaagaaagaaagatagaaagaaagatagaaagatagaaagaaagaaagaaagaaagaaagaaagatagaaagaaagaaagaaagaaagatctTTCTGTTTTAAAGACGCTTCACTCACGTTGTGTGCGTCATACTGTATGAATGATCGGTCGAGCTGGGTTTGTGGAGGACGTGTTCAGAGGGTAGATCATGTGATCCGCCTCGACCAATGGCTGTTCACATCAGAATGAAAGAAGACGTGATTATATtccagcaggtgtgtgtgggcGAAGGCAGACGCTACGAGTGTACATGTGACTTTTTCTTCCACAAACGGCGCGTTGACGTCGCCTTTGTCGCCTCAGAGGACTTCCCCTGCTGTTTGAAGcgtcacctccccctcctctttcctccgCTCATAACTCCCCGTGGAATCAAACTGAAACGACACagattctgtctctctctctctctctgtccagtCTGAACTGGTCGTGTCCTGTCTGGTGCGGTTCCGTCCAATCCAGTCATCTGATATTTAGACACTCTCTGGGCGCGTTGACCCGATGGCTTACTTATTCACTGAGTTGTTTGACATGCATGTGTGCTTCTATAGGTTTCCTAGCATGCTGCTTTGTGTTGGGCGCACCGCACCACATGTTACAGAAGAGAACTGCTGAACGCTAGACTCAGTGATGTGACATCCAGGCGACCTGGTACAAAGACTCTCTAATGACGGAAATGGTGGAAGGCCGGTTGTATCCTTGCCTGTGCTGACCCTTATCAAGATGGTTGGTTTCATGGTGCTTAGGGGCTGAAAAGCAGTTTCAATTTGGATATACAAAGGCCACTCCAGCAATTAAGCATGGAAGTTTAATACAGCCTGGGGGCATCACAAGAGACatagaataaaaaaatgctgaatcCTACACGTCCCATAATGCAAGTGAATTTCACGCCCCATTCTTTCAAACCTCACACTTCCAGTTTTCTATTAAAAATGTTCAGGTCTAAAACCCAAGCAGAGATGCTGGAAGACCTCGTACAACTGTCAAAAAAGTCAACCGCGTGCCTCAAGAGATCCCTCGCCTTGATGATGTCACATCACTAAGTCTAACCATAGCTGATGAATTGTCTGCAGTTTTAGAAAACGCTCCGCCTTCTCAAACAGGGCAGAGATCTTGTGCCATATCGTTCTAAAGACTCATTatttcatacaaaaacacaaagaaacgtGAGCCAACTCAAAGTCGCCGACCACCGAACAAGAGAGACTGTAAAGGAATTATGATGAATAATCTTTTTCACGATGTTGCTACCTTGTGTCAGACATGGCGACCGTAAAAGAGGAACTTTGTTCAGGTGTCAAGGAAGTGGAGTCCAAATGAAAagcttgtgatttttttaatacaCGGTGAAGTTTTATGTGTCACTTTGCGAAATGTAAGCCAAAATTGGAGTCATCCAAAGCTGGAGCATTCATCATTCTGCTAGTGGATTTATAATCTTTCAAAAGCTGTATTCAGCCAGCTCTCTTACACGATAAAACGTTTGAAATAACGGTTCCCTATTTGCTATGAAACACGGGGAAAGGGGTCTTACAAATTTGTTCACTAAACAGAACATGGTGTCTGTTTCCAGACTGGGTGTCTCCATGATGCAGGTGATGTTTAAATtctggttgtgttttgtgttcaggTGATTAGTGACCGGGCTGCAGTAGGAACAATGCTGTAAAAATAATGTAGCCTTGACGCAGAGTCAGACCTCACATGAGACAAATATGCACATGAAGAATGAATCCGAGGCAAACTAGCTTGTTTACACATCCTTCCTCCTCGCTGTTTCTGATGGGTTGAACAGTATACAAGTAGCATTTCTCTGAACAGCATTCCCAAGAGAACTGTTTAAtggtctttctttctttttcatttatttatttcagtttatttggTTTGATGGGAATTATATCGCAGCAGGTTAattaacaaaagacaaaatgtgaCACATCCTCCTTTGGTTAATTGAAAAAAGTCAGTGAGCATAAATTTTGATATGATTTTCAATTATTTGACTGTCATCTATTCAGTGGAGGActgatgatttttttgtgttgataATCTGGATTATCTCCGGTAAATATTAAGGTTTAATTGACCATTCGCTAAACGCTGCCGCCTCTAGCCACTGTAGCTACACCTGTCAAGCATTCTGTTCTTACATGGCACATGTGCAGTTTACAGTGATAGCGATGAAAGGttttacaaatgaaacaaatggGTTCCTTAATTATCAGAAAGAGGTAGACAAATCATGTGTCTGTTTCCAGCTGGCAACGGTCTCCGGCAGATTATATCAATTGTAGCTAGCTAattaagctaatgttagctcaaCATGTTGGATAAAAATGCGGTTACCTCCTGACTTTCCAGCTGACTCGTTGTGTAAAAGGGCTCTTAAATAAGCAGATTACGGCTATCCTACATACGCAATCTCATGCTAACGCTAGATCCTGGGGATAAAGTTAGCGTTTTAACCGGCTGATGATCGGTAActggtgtcatttttctgttgCAGTGCAGAGCTACCTAGTCCAAATATTGTAACCATAAGTAAACATATAAGTAGAGACTGTGTATGTTTCACGTTTTACGTTACAAGAGTATTATGctaatgtaactttaatgtAACACTAGCTAACGCTGGCAAAAGCTGTCAGTTGTTGCTAAAGTGTAAACTGCCCCAGATTCAGTAAAGGCATCCTCACAGTGGAAAAATGGCACACTGGGGATTTGGCTCTTTATGTAAACTGTAGCCCCACAAACTAGCTAATGTACTGTAGCCTGCGTGTTCCTTTGCCCTGGAAGTAAAGTAGGGTTGGTAGTCGTTCATGATTCCAACACCCTAGCAAATACTGTTTGATCAGTTTCTTATATTTTGGAACTCTTGAAATGACAAGCCTCTCTACATAACTACTGTGTTCACATGGGTTCCTCACATAGAGAAATCCAAAGCTTGACAGGCCTGCTGTGTCTAGGTTACATTGCTAACATTACAGTTGCAAACACTGCTCGAGGGGAGGGATTTAGTGAATGGTCAATTTGACTATTTCTCTTAAAATAGTTTGACATCTATCCTGTGTTGAAAACACACTCCCAAACCCGCACACAAAATTGTATTATATGTTGATTATTCAAGACCATGTGGATGTCAGATGACAGCTTAAAACAGACAAGAAGGGGGATATGATACATTTCTCTGTGAAACGAAGGAGTGGACAGGCAAAAATCCCGTCCGGATTTCTCATTATTTTCGCTTCCACCAGTTCCGGTCCTTCCAGCTGTGCaaggacaataaaaaaaaagaggacaaggAAGAATGAATCTTTTTTCTAGAATTGGAGAGAGGAACGTATGGGTTGATGATAGCCCCTCCTGTACATGCTCTCATCATCGATCGACTCATAAATATGTGCCATATTTTATCTTGCAACACGGACAAGACAAAAACTATCGTGTAACATGTGAAGCTTATGATAATGATACTGACATTATTATGGTTTTCCCTCCTTTTCATTTGTGAATCATATTGTGTAAACAAGAATCTTCGTTGAACAAAAGTCAAGGCTACTAGTGTTACTAGAGTGCTGATGCTGCAGTCTGTTACTATGTGGATGTATGAATATGTATGTGAGAAATAAGAATAATTTGATCAACTGTTACAGGTACTTTATATAAAAACCTTTACAAGCATGGTCTTCTTTGTTCACTTGTTAAAACCCTGATAACAACCAAGCGCCCATTTCACACGCAAACCCAGTGCAGCCACCAAGCATCGCCCCCAACAGGTAAGTGAAGAGCCGTAGTCGGACCTGGAAAAGGAAGTACAAGATGGGGCACGAGTCTTGAACTGGAGTGCTGAGCTATCTGATGACGAAGAAGCGTCCAACCCGCTGCCTCCACAATGAGATTGCCACCTGCTGGCTAGCTTTAACCCTCACAATGAGATTGCCACCTGCTGGCTAGCTTTAAccctcacagagcagctgggaAACAAGAGCCAAAGGCAGATCTTCTCTTCCAGGACGCAGAGAGTTGAACATCCCTGCCACCAAGCATCACTATCCAACAGGGACCAGACTCatctgcctcctcatcagtgaACAGCCAAAAGCCAATGTCAACATCTGCAGTCAATCTTGCGTTAGTGTCAGATCTCAACTCCAGAAACCTCCATAGAACAGGCTGAAGAAGCGCCGCAATCCACACAAGCCCCCTTTTGCTTTTCTTCTACTACACTGATCAAAGACATGTCAAGAAAGGTAGAAAGAGTTgtgaaaccaaagaaaaagaagctaATTAAGAAAAAGTCGATGTCACTGAACTAACCCTCTTGACCCCTCTGAACTGCACTTGAGTGGCTCCTCTCTCCATAGCATCCCTCAATAGGCTACTAAAGGACTGAATGACCCAGTAAAGTGTTCGACAGCCTTTACTTTTCTACATTCAGAAGGTAATGAAATCATCTTTCTTCAAGAATGTAATGTAACCTACAGGGAAAGTTACAAGGTCTTTGAGGACAGGATGGAGCCATGGCCCGTCTGTATGGTCGGacgacaacaaaaaaagattttcaggGGTTGTGGtatgatttagatttagatttatcATTTAGATGGTTTTATCATACAGAGGGTAACATGTGGGACAGATGGGAGAATTCTGCGTCGATGTTAAGAGTATTCAGTGTGTATTGCCATGTTGAGTTCCGAGAGCTGAATATATCCCTACTGCATGATGCAAAGGTGGTCAGTGATTTTAAGGTGAACCTTAAGCAGTGGCTTTCTCTTAAGACCTTTTTCAGCTCTGTTGGGGAGCGGTGGGAAGACGTCGACGATTAGAGCAAAAAAGTTTTTCATAGAGGTGGGTAAAAGAAAAGCTCAAAAGAGACGTCTAAAGCTCCACAaagagctttttatttttacataacgGCTTATTCTGGCCTAGATGTACCAGAGGATATAACTAAATTGAAGAGAGAGATGTCATgctgaatgtgaaaatgttctagaatttgtaaaaaaaaaaaaaaaaaaaaaaaaagattagctAGGCCTAAAAACTTCAGCGAAGGGTTAAAGGATAAAGAGAGacatgaaaaaacagaaatatatatgTGATACTCAGTGTACACTCCTTCTACTCTCATCTTacaaaaagatttaaaagaGGAAAGCAAGCCTTCTAtctaaagtaaataaaaatgcaaatgaatttAAAGGAAAGCTTGACAGTAAAATATCTCTGAATGAACCCACTAAAGCAGTAGAAAGCATGCAAAATAACAAGGCCCCTGCGGCAGATGGTTCGCCAAAAGAATTTGACCCTACCTTCTGGGCAGAGTTCAATGGCCCTCTTTTGGAGATGTACAATGAGTGCCTCCAATTGGGGTCACTACCACCATCCTTAAAGGATGGCACCATTTCTCTTCTATTTAAAAAAGGTGGGAAAAAAGATCTTAAAAACTGGAGCCCCCTTACACTCCTTGGTGTTGATCGTAAGATTTTAAGCTATCTATCTTCGCCAACAGGAAGTGATTGAGAGGTTGGTTTGGGTTGAGCACACCTGTGTGGTTCCATGTCGCTCCATGAGTGATAACCTTGCCTTAATAAGAGATTCATACTTGAATGACTAGATTGCAATGTATGTATTGCTAGCCTGGATTCTGAAAAGACCTTTGATAGAATAAGCCATGATTATCTAAAGCAAGAACTGGTGAGGTTTGGGTTCAGCCCACTGTTGAGGGCATGGATTCATTTACTGTAAATTGATTGCTTTAGTAGAGTCAACATTAATGGTCACTTCACCGAACCTATTAAGATTCAATTAGGGGTCAGACAGAGTTGCCTGCTATCAGGCAGCCTGTTTGTCGTGGCCATGGAGCCTCTGGCCTGTGGGATAAAACATGCACTGATATCCAGGGCCATCCTGTCCCTGGCAGTAATGGGAAGGAGGCTAAAATGTCCTTGTAGATGGATGACTTTACAATCCTTTGTGCTAGCATTAATTCAATGGTTAAAGCCCTCAAGTGGAGTGACCAATTTTCACGAGCATCTGCTTCCAAGACGAACATATTAAAAGAGACATCATGTACCAACCTCTGGTTAAAGGAGGGAAAGCTGTACCAGAGTCTGGGGCCAAACTTGATGCCCCTTTTTTAACACCAACATTGAATGCTGTTTTTACCGAGGGTATTACCGGTCTCTGGTTCCATTTTTCCAAGTTTTGTTAGGGTTGCATAAAGTATAGAGGGAAGAGTAAAAGGGTTGCTCTTTGTACCCCCTATGCTAAAAGTAGATCAGCATTATGCGAGCAAACACTTACACTCTTTAAAGCAGCAAAGTAAGATTGGTCCATGGTAGGTAAAATAGAAAGGGTTGATATGAAGCTGGTAAACTTAGTTAGTTAACTTGCTTAGGTTAACAAAATCCCAACAGAAGGTAAATACATAGAATACATAGATAATGGCTAAGACTACATTTAATTGAAATGTCAAAAGCAATTTGTATCTTATCTTGTTGCTCCACAGCAAGAGTAAGTTCGTCACTTCACATTGTaagtgtgaatggttgtttgtaGTCAGCCCTGTGGTGAACCAGCGACCTGTCCATGGTGCCCCACTGCTCGCTCCAGCTCCCTGTGGCCCTGCAGAGCATGCTGTACGTGCCTTTAGATGGAAGGATGTTTTCTTGGTCACTCTGCTCCTGTCCAGGTTGCTCAAAGAGTACTGATGTCTCTGAGGGTGGTGctctccgtggtgctgaaagaGCACAGGCTAATGCTTGTCCTGTCCATCACACACTGTATGATGTGGCTCTTAAATGTATATCAAAATGACCTAGTTGGTAAGATTGTTTTCTAATATTCTTATGACTGACTAAAGTattctgattttgttttaaaagatttatattgtttctgttctttatTTCTCAGATTGTCCAGCTCTCCTTCTCAGGAACGCCCTGATAACATTCATACAGTTATACAGTCACACTTTGAAGATCTGGAGTGGTTGGGGATTAGTGACATTGCCCAAGGGCACCTTGGTAGTGGTTCTACTTTCCCCATCCAGATTTATCCTGTATTGAACCAGCTACTCTACAGTCACAAGCTCACTTCACTAAACCTTTGGGCCACCACTGCCACGCATGTATTAATTGTTGATATACCAAATAAACTAATAGCTTGGTTGCTCAGTAACTAGAGCAGGGCTGCCCAAAGTGGGGTCCCCGAGCCAAAGCTGACCCACCATAGGGTTCAGCTTTGTTCACCAGAAGTTTTTAGTGAAGAAAATTATGAATTTTAAAAGATTATAATAATGTTTAGGCAGCgttatgttttttgtaaaataatgcTCTTCAAGTACCTACTTTGCACAGAAAGGTAGTCAGTGAAGGGGACTTGGGATCCAATTACAAttgaacagaacaaaacaatacattaggtgtttgcttttgggCCATAGTCCACCATCAAGTGTGATTCTTGGCCCTCCAAGAGGAAAAGTGTGAGCTAGCGAGATAAACGTATACAACAGCATTTACTAGTGAAATAACTTGATGGCAGGCGTCCCTTTAAAAGACTTATTAACTGACTCACGGCTGGCATACTGTTGATGATTTCACATTTGTAGTTACAGTATTTCAATTAATGTGCCAGTCAAAACATTGTCTtgatttcacatttcttcatatACAGTGTTGACATGGCTGCTGAATATACATAATTGTTTTAGCGACACCAAATGATTAAACATTGATGAGTTTGACTGAGCCCCAAATTAAAGATTCTAACAGCAATTGTATAATAATGTAGTAACTAATGGCAGAGACACAGTGTGCACTTAGTTTCCTCATCCAGTCCATGTTTCTGTCCATGGATCAGCCCAGTGGGTGGCGccacattttaaaggtgcactgtgtggttttggggaagacatttttatgcctaaacaaagacaaataaacaaactgccaTCATTCTCATGACAGAATAAATTGATTAAACAAGCcgaccttgaaggacaacagCATTCACCTTTTCTGTTTTCGCCtacattgtttgtgtttggcggaccctgccaactaTCCTATCTTCAAACAGTCTTCTGGGGACCTCCTGTTTCTTTTATTGAAAGCCTTTTAACTTTTTCCTTTATCTGCTGGTTCAACGGGTTGTCTGTGAAGGAGAAGAACAGCTTAAATACTATTGACggcccctttttttcttctttttttttttattagggtTTTCcatcaaatatataaaaacacaaaccaaagagtcaagaacagacaacaacaacaacaacacaaataccATAAATACCATTGTCAAAGTATGTTCCAAGATTATTGGCATTCAGCAGAGGAACTTGGGTACTAACAAGCAGCtgagaaagcaaaaataattaTCAGCCAACCAGACCACATTATGTCGACCGAGTTTTTATTGTTGCCCTCTGGTCTACGCTATAATGTGCCCAAGAGCAAATCAAATCGATATGCGAAGTATTTTATTCCATCTGCCATCAAACTCCAAAACACTGACCCCACTAATTTTAGAAGAATTtaacctatttatttatttactcattcatttattatttatgacgTACCCATGCG contains:
- the LOC115574949 gene encoding cyclin-dependent kinase 5 activator 1-like, whose amino-acid sequence is MGTVLSLSPSYRKAVLFEDCPATVGHYTAVQNSKNAKDAATAAAKSLKRPSIINVLPWKRIVAVSAKRKGSKKLQSDAGDGGKGSSPDGQATALANSASNSLKLKKSQSCANLSSYTSSQDPSATSTTTSSHLPTSKTLANVVTVAAKKNSLTGSGIQPSTAAGTPKRVIVQASTSELMRSLGEFLCRRCYRLKRLSPTDPVLWLRSVDRSLLLQGWQDQGFITPANVVFLYMLCRDVVSSEVASERELQASLLTCLYLSYSYMGNEISYPLKPFLVEAEKEAFWDRCLEIINRMSGKMLQINTDPHFFTQVFADLKNESKKEEEKTKLLIGLDR